From Streptomyces sp. NBC_01754, a single genomic window includes:
- the purH gene encoding bifunctional phosphoribosylaminoimidazolecarboxamide formyltransferase/IMP cyclohydrolase: protein MSVNKPIRRALVSVYDKTGLDDLARGLHEAGVELVSTGSTAGKIAAAGVPVTKVEELTGFPECLDGRVKTLHPRVHAGILADLRLDAHREQLAELGVEPFDLVVVNLYPFGATVASGASDDACVEQIDIGGPSMVRAAAKNHPSVAVVTSPERYADVLAAVKAGGFDLTARKRLAAEAFQHTAAYDVAVASWFADGYAAADDSGFPDFTGSTYARKNVLRYGENPHQPAALYTSGEGGLAEAEQLHGKEMSYNNYTDTDAARRAAYDHAEPCVAVIKHANPCGIAIAGDVAEAHRKAHACDPLSAFGGVIAVNRPVTVELAAQVAEIFTEVIVAPAYEDGAVEILARKKNIRVLRCPDAPTAPVEVKPIDGGALLQVTDRLQSEGDDPAHWTLATGEALSADELAELAFAWKACRAVKSNAVLLAKDGASVGVGMGQVNRVDSAKLAVERAGEKRAQGSYAASDAFFPFPDGLEILTAAGVKAVAQPGGSVRDELVVEAAKKAGVTMYFTGTRHFFH from the coding sequence ATGTCGGTGAATAAGCCCATCCGCCGCGCCCTGGTCAGTGTCTACGACAAGACGGGGCTCGACGACCTCGCCCGCGGTCTGCACGAGGCGGGGGTCGAGCTGGTCTCGACCGGCTCCACCGCCGGGAAGATCGCCGCAGCCGGGGTCCCGGTCACCAAGGTCGAGGAGCTCACCGGCTTCCCCGAGTGCCTCGACGGCCGTGTGAAGACGCTGCACCCCCGGGTGCACGCCGGCATCCTCGCCGACCTGCGCCTGGACGCCCACCGCGAGCAGCTCGCCGAACTCGGCGTGGAGCCGTTCGATCTCGTGGTCGTCAACCTCTACCCGTTCGGTGCGACCGTCGCCTCCGGCGCGTCCGACGACGCGTGTGTGGAGCAGATCGACATCGGCGGCCCCTCCATGGTCCGCGCCGCCGCCAAGAATCACCCGTCCGTGGCCGTCGTGACCAGCCCGGAGCGTTACGCCGACGTCCTGGCCGCCGTCAAGGCGGGCGGCTTCGACCTGACCGCCCGCAAGCGGCTCGCCGCCGAGGCCTTCCAGCACACCGCCGCCTACGACGTGGCCGTGGCCTCCTGGTTCGCGGACGGCTACGCGGCCGCCGACGACTCCGGCTTCCCCGACTTCACCGGTTCCACCTACGCGCGCAAGAACGTCCTGCGCTACGGCGAGAACCCGCACCAGCCCGCCGCGCTCTACACCTCCGGCGAAGGCGGCCTCGCGGAGGCCGAGCAGCTGCACGGCAAGGAGATGTCCTACAACAACTACACGGACACCGACGCCGCCCGCCGCGCCGCCTACGACCACGCCGAGCCGTGCGTCGCCGTCATCAAGCACGCCAACCCCTGCGGTATCGCGATCGCCGGTGACGTCGCCGAGGCACACCGCAAGGCACACGCCTGCGACCCGCTCTCCGCGTTCGGCGGGGTCATCGCGGTCAACCGTCCGGTGACCGTGGAGCTTGCCGCGCAGGTCGCCGAGATCTTCACCGAGGTCATCGTCGCCCCGGCGTACGAGGACGGCGCCGTCGAGATCCTCGCCCGCAAGAAGAACATCCGGGTGCTCCGCTGCCCCGACGCCCCGACCGCGCCCGTCGAGGTCAAGCCGATCGACGGCGGCGCGCTGCTCCAGGTCACCGACCGCCTCCAGTCCGAGGGTGACGACCCGGCCCACTGGACGCTCGCCACCGGTGAGGCCCTGTCCGCCGACGAGCTGGCCGAACTCGCCTTCGCGTGGAAGGCCTGCCGGGCCGTCAAGTCCAACGCCGTCCTGCTGGCCAAGGACGGTGCCTCGGTCGGTGTCGGCATGGGCCAGGTCAACCGCGTGGACTCCGCGAAGCTCGCCGTCGAGCGGGCCGGTGAGAAGCGCGCCCAGGGCTCCTACGCCGCGTCCGACGCCTTCTTCCCCTTCCCGGACGGGCTGGAGATCCTGACGGCCGCCGGCGTCAAGGCCGTGGCCCAGCCGGGCGGTTCGGTCCGTGACGAGCTGGTCGTCGAGGCCGCGAAGAAGGCGGGCGTGACCATGTACTTCACCGGCACCCGCCACTTCTTCCACTGA
- a CDS encoding DUF2079 domain-containing protein: MRDLNQSGTDVPGDGEPNPDAAPGTTAEKTPETETTPETAPETAAEKTPETAPETAAETAVRILHPAPLRPHLVTAAVLCAVYFLYAYLRYSHFHAPSWDLGIFEQEVRAYAGFRAPVVDIKGPGYLILGDHFSPVVALLVPLYWIWPSALALLFAQAALFAASAVVVGRTAQQILGGRSGLCVTVAYGLSWGLQEAAKSEFHEIALAVPLIALVCRALLLERWRAAVLWALPLVLVKEDLGVTVAAVGLVLALLGRRLQGLLLAAYGIFAFALTVLVLIPAASSGGTYDYWTKIEKNGEQDVSPLDSLLGVLDSSVKLEMLVFLVGITAFMALRSPLILLVLPTLGWRLLSQDSHHWGMAWHYSAILMPVVFLAMADGIRRSRASKRPWLVSYAKVAVPVTTAIAVTLTQHLPLRDLLRPETYATEARTEQAERALEAIPVGARVETDITLMSHLTADRTVYWIGGAPGTAPDVVAVNLDFGWSQPIEDPVAYAEQLHPEGRYRITLRSGPFVVMERTTPAPGNG, from the coding sequence GTGCGTGACCTGAACCAGAGCGGAACGGACGTGCCGGGGGACGGGGAGCCGAACCCGGACGCGGCCCCTGGGACGACCGCCGAAAAGACCCCTGAGACTGAGACGACACCTGAGACGGCTCCTGAGACCGCCGCCGAAAAGACCCCTGAGACGGCTCCTGAGACCGCCGCAGAGACGGCCGTCCGCATCCTCCACCCCGCACCACTGCGCCCCCACCTCGTCACCGCCGCCGTGCTGTGCGCGGTGTACTTCCTCTACGCCTACCTGCGGTACAGCCACTTCCACGCGCCCTCCTGGGACCTCGGGATCTTCGAGCAGGAGGTACGGGCGTACGCCGGCTTCCGCGCCCCCGTCGTCGACATCAAGGGCCCCGGCTACCTCATACTCGGCGACCACTTCAGCCCCGTGGTCGCCCTGTTGGTCCCCCTCTACTGGATCTGGCCCTCCGCCCTCGCCCTGCTCTTCGCCCAGGCCGCGCTGTTCGCCGCCTCCGCCGTCGTCGTCGGCCGTACCGCCCAGCAGATCCTGGGCGGCCGCTCGGGCCTCTGCGTCACGGTGGCGTACGGGCTGTCCTGGGGGCTCCAGGAAGCGGCCAAGTCGGAGTTCCACGAGATCGCCCTCGCGGTCCCGCTGATCGCCCTGGTCTGCCGGGCGCTGCTGCTGGAGCGGTGGCGGGCCGCCGTCCTGTGGGCGCTGCCCCTGGTCCTGGTCAAGGAGGACCTCGGGGTCACCGTCGCGGCCGTCGGGCTGGTCCTGGCCCTCCTCGGCCGCAGGCTCCAGGGACTGCTGCTGGCGGCGTACGGGATCTTCGCGTTCGCACTGACCGTGCTCGTCCTCATACCGGCGGCCAGCAGCGGAGGGACCTACGACTACTGGACGAAGATCGAGAAGAACGGCGAGCAGGACGTCTCCCCGCTCGACTCCCTCCTCGGCGTCCTCGACTCGTCCGTGAAGCTGGAGATGCTCGTCTTCCTGGTCGGCATCACGGCCTTCATGGCCCTGCGCTCACCGCTGATCCTGCTGGTCCTGCCCACGCTCGGCTGGCGACTGCTGTCCCAGGACTCCCACCACTGGGGCATGGCCTGGCACTACAGTGCGATCCTCATGCCGGTGGTCTTCCTGGCCATGGCCGACGGCATCCGCCGCAGCCGCGCCTCGAAGCGGCCCTGGCTCGTCTCGTACGCGAAGGTGGCCGTCCCCGTCACCACCGCGATCGCCGTGACACTCACCCAGCACCTTCCGCTGCGCGACCTGCTGCGCCCGGAGACGTACGCCACCGAGGCGCGCACCGAGCAGGCGGAGCGGGCCCTGGAGGCGATCCCCGTCGGCGCGCGGGTCGAGACCGACATCACACTGATGTCGCATCTGACGGCGGACCGTACGGTCTACTGGATCGGCGGGGCCCCGGGCACCGCCCCCGACGTCGTGGCCGTCAACCTGGACTTCGGCTGGTCGCAGCCGATCGAGGACCCGGTGGCGTACGCCGAGCAGCTCCACCCCGAGGGGCGTTACCGGATCACCCTCCGGTCCGGGCCCTTCGTCGTCATGGAGCGGACGACCCCGGCACCCGGAAACGGCTGA